The following proteins are co-located in the Candidatus Nanosynbacter sp. HMT-352 genome:
- a CDS encoding glycogen/starch/alpha-glucan phosphorylase — MDPYIYTEKPKYQPHDIEDASEFYDVIERSSLTHQLSENRPYVYWTMEIYDKSNGIKGGGGLGVLAADTRRVAEKLEVPFVVVTPFYRSESHQKITNLAQEEFSESVSPQDYGFEYIDEVFVSSNGFPDASLSIFKKTLGSTQFVTISEPNFGQLYEGDGSGDHRLYQEVALGFGGYKALKLLGIKPAVVQLNETATIFAALARLDELCANGMNLYEAIVYVRKHTLYTNHTLLQAAEPEFHRSQFEKLVLPNIKSNAVRCWLMEQFRNDRLRPNLLAIELTEAKNGVSKLHARVANFRDRNNDKVKFQAITNGIDLETWVLPETLQTYRNHGIIDKFGLPTNDFSEKLDSLSSADLRYLKKLGRKELNRVLLNRQDQYGKSIQIPENAILFDFKRRFANYKRPYMPFENPNSLRQILISHNAHYILTGKVHQGDVTMYQKLLEVLKLIDNDPVLKERVHYIQDYDEELGRALAIGSDVSINIPIVGLEACGTSWEKDVANLKLLISTSDGGVADVQPIACLEVTGRNYEAEVSSLYVNMHKAAAILKNDQLLEKHIRHQLSNYLPIISGARMMKDYLKFIFPKPQIQPKKEPQIKRIPIQ; from the coding sequence ATGGATCCATATATTTATACAGAAAAACCAAAATACCAGCCGCATGATATTGAAGATGCGTCCGAATTTTATGATGTAATTGAACGAAGCAGCTTAACGCATCAATTATCTGAAAACCGACCATACGTCTATTGGACGATGGAAATTTATGATAAATCCAATGGTATTAAAGGTGGCGGCGGACTCGGAGTTCTTGCGGCGGACACGCGACGTGTAGCTGAAAAATTAGAAGTTCCATTCGTAGTGGTGACACCGTTTTATCGTAGCGAATCACACCAGAAAATCACCAACCTCGCACAAGAAGAGTTTTCGGAATCCGTTTCACCTCAAGATTACGGATTTGAATATATTGACGAAGTTTTCGTAAGTTCAAATGGATTCCCAGATGCAAGCTTAAGCATTTTTAAGAAGACGCTCGGTTCAACGCAATTTGTTACAATTTCAGAACCGAACTTTGGGCAATTGTACGAAGGCGACGGATCTGGCGATCATAGACTATACCAAGAAGTAGCGCTGGGATTTGGTGGCTATAAAGCATTAAAACTCCTCGGTATCAAGCCAGCCGTCGTTCAGCTTAATGAAACCGCAACGATTTTTGCCGCATTGGCACGACTAGACGAACTGTGCGCTAACGGAATGAATTTATACGAAGCCATCGTTTACGTTCGTAAGCACACACTTTACACGAACCACACGCTTCTTCAAGCAGCCGAACCGGAATTCCATCGTTCACAATTTGAAAAATTAGTTCTGCCAAATATAAAAAGTAATGCTGTGCGTTGCTGGCTAATGGAGCAATTCCGCAACGACAGACTGAGACCGAATCTTTTGGCAATTGAACTTACTGAAGCGAAGAATGGCGTAAGTAAACTACACGCCCGTGTAGCAAATTTCCGCGACCGCAACAACGACAAAGTTAAATTTCAAGCCATTACTAATGGAATAGATCTTGAAACGTGGGTGCTGCCTGAAACGTTGCAAACATATCGCAATCATGGCATTATCGATAAATTTGGATTGCCCACAAATGATTTTTCTGAAAAATTAGACTCGCTGAGTAGCGCGGATTTGAGGTATTTGAAAAAACTCGGTCGAAAGGAATTGAATCGAGTCCTATTGAATCGCCAAGATCAGTACGGAAAATCCATACAAATCCCAGAAAATGCAATATTATTCGATTTCAAGCGAAGATTCGCCAATTACAAACGACCTTATATGCCATTTGAAAACCCAAATTCGTTGCGCCAAATTCTCATTAGCCACAACGCGCATTATATTCTGACAGGAAAAGTTCACCAAGGTGACGTGACGATGTATCAGAAATTGCTCGAAGTATTAAAATTGATTGACAACGATCCAGTCCTCAAGGAGCGCGTTCATTATATACAAGATTACGACGAAGAGTTGGGGCGAGCGTTAGCAATCGGCTCAGATGTCTCAATAAACATTCCTATCGTCGGATTAGAAGCGTGCGGCACTTCATGGGAGAAAGACGTCGCCAACCTGAAGCTCCTCATTTCCACCAGTGACGGCGGTGTTGCCGATGTCCAGCCAATTGCTTGCCTTGAGGTTACCGGGAGAAACTACGAAGCCGAAGTTTCATCTTTGTACGTCAACATGCATAAAGCTGCCGCTATTTTGAAAAATGACCAATTGTTAGAAAAACATATCCGCCACCAATTAAGCAACTATTTGCCAATTATTTCTGGCGCCCGAATGATGAAAGATTATCTCAAATTTATTTTTCCAAAACCGCAAATCCAGCCTAAAAAAGAACCGCAAATTAAGCGAATTCCTATTCAATAA
- a CDS encoding helix-turn-helix domain-containing protein, giving the protein MKDKYLQKIGNLIAENRQKQGLTQTQLAEAIGTSQSAINRIENGGQNISIEMIARISEVLNNNIVTVNHSGKMNFKVTGGKKLSGEIQVKTSKNAAVGLLCASLLNKGKTTLRKVARIEEVNRIIEVLNSIGVKTRWLDGSDLEIVPPARLKLEDMDIAAAKRTRTVIMFLGPLLHQYDDFKLPFAGGCNLGKRTVEPHLSGLRHFGMNVTAETDYYHAKTDINSGDRTILLTERGDTVTENIIMAAALSPNTTIIRNASPNYMVQDVCFFLKKLGVKIEGIGTTTLKITGRKRISKNLDYYPSEDPIEAMSFIAAAAVTDSEITVRRAPIEFLEIELATLAEMGLKFELSKEYFANNGQTRLVDIKLQRSKLQAAKDKLHALPFPGINMDNLPFLGLIATVAKGRTLVHDWSYENRAIYFTELSKLNAQIELVDPHRVYITGPTKWKPADVVAPPALRPSVVILLAMLAAPGVSILRDVYSINRGYEELAARLNSLGAEIEVIIE; this is encoded by the coding sequence ATAAAAGACAAGTATCTTCAAAAAATCGGCAATTTAATCGCTGAAAATCGTCAAAAACAAGGTCTGACGCAGACGCAATTAGCTGAGGCGATTGGCACGTCGCAAAGCGCTATTAATCGCATTGAAAACGGGGGTCAGAATATTAGTATTGAGATGATTGCCCGAATTAGTGAAGTGCTTAATAACAATATTGTGACTGTAAATCATTCCGGAAAAATGAATTTTAAGGTAACTGGCGGCAAAAAATTGTCTGGTGAGATACAAGTTAAGACTAGTAAAAACGCTGCAGTGGGTCTTCTCTGTGCAAGTTTGTTGAATAAGGGAAAGACGACGCTTAGGAAAGTGGCGCGAATTGAAGAGGTTAACCGAATTATCGAGGTTCTGAATTCGATTGGCGTTAAAACTCGTTGGTTGGATGGCAGTGATCTTGAGATTGTGCCGCCAGCGCGCTTGAAACTTGAAGATATGGATATTGCTGCGGCGAAGAGAACTAGGACTGTGATTATGTTTCTTGGTCCGCTGCTACATCAATATGACGATTTCAAATTGCCGTTTGCTGGCGGCTGTAATTTAGGCAAGCGCACGGTTGAGCCACATCTTAGTGGTTTGAGGCATTTTGGAATGAACGTCACGGCGGAGACTGATTATTATCACGCAAAAACTGATATCAATTCTGGTGATCGAACGATTTTATTGACAGAGCGTGGCGATACGGTGACGGAAAATATAATTATGGCTGCGGCGTTGTCGCCAAACACTACCATCATCCGTAATGCTAGCCCAAATTACATGGTTCAAGACGTCTGCTTCTTCTTGAAGAAATTGGGCGTGAAAATTGAGGGAATTGGTACGACGACCTTGAAAATTACGGGCCGTAAACGAATTAGTAAAAATCTGGACTATTATCCGAGCGAAGATCCGATTGAAGCGATGAGTTTTATTGCAGCGGCTGCAGTGACGGATTCGGAAATTACTGTTCGTCGTGCGCCGATTGAATTCTTGGAAATTGAACTAGCGACATTGGCGGAAATGGGTCTTAAGTTTGAACTCAGCAAGGAATATTTTGCTAATAATGGACAAACTCGTTTGGTTGATATTAAATTGCAGCGTTCCAAACTCCAGGCAGCAAAGGATAAACTTCACGCCTTGCCGTTTCCTGGAATTAATATGGACAATTTGCCGTTCTTGGGGCTTATCGCGACGGTGGCTAAGGGGCGCACGTTGGTCCACGACTGGAGCTACGAAAACCGAGCAATTTACTTTACAGAGCTAAGCAAGCTGAATGCGCAAATCGAGTTGGTTGATCCACACCGTGTTTATATCACTGGTCCAACAAAATGGAAGCCAGCCGACGTTGTTGCTCCGCCAGCGCTTCGTCCGTCCGTTGTGATACTTTTGGCAATGCTTGCTGCTCCAGGTGTATCGATTCTTCGCGATGTATATTCAATTAATCGCGGATACGAGGAATTGGCGGCACGCTTAAATTCGCTAGGCGCTGAGATTGAAGTGATTATTGAATAG
- a CDS encoding bifunctional 5,10-methylenetetrahydrofolate dehydrogenase/5,10-methenyltetrahydrofolate cyclohydrolase, with product MRELNGSELAGFIKERQAKQVRALRQAWHINPRLAIVTDVENPVIETYMRLKQRYGADILIDVEIHRVPAGGALEVIQELNNRDDVQGIILQLPISNPEQTEELLESIREDKDVDGLRKKAIFQAATPTAINWLLAGYGVDLKGKKVAIVGRGRLVGAPLEKIWLKSDVDVTVFEKGDDLSQLINYDIIVSATGVPGLIKSQMIKTKAVVVDAGTASENGKIVGDVSEEVRQRNDVIITPKKGGVGPLTVSALFDNVITACLKIANQSKS from the coding sequence ATGAGAGAACTAAATGGCTCAGAATTAGCTGGATTTATCAAGGAGCGCCAGGCGAAACAGGTGCGAGCTTTAAGACAGGCTTGGCATATTAATCCTCGTTTGGCAATTGTTACTGATGTCGAAAATCCAGTTATTGAAACGTACATGCGTTTGAAACAGAGATATGGCGCTGATATTTTGATTGACGTGGAGATTCATCGAGTCCCTGCGGGCGGTGCTTTGGAGGTGATTCAAGAATTGAACAATCGAGACGATGTTCAAGGAATAATTCTGCAATTGCCGATTAGTAATCCTGAGCAGACCGAGGAATTGCTCGAGAGTATTCGAGAAGATAAAGACGTTGACGGTTTGCGTAAAAAGGCGATTTTTCAGGCGGCCACACCAACGGCTATCAATTGGCTGCTAGCTGGATATGGCGTTGATTTGAAGGGTAAGAAAGTTGCAATTGTCGGGCGAGGTCGTTTGGTTGGCGCCCCTCTTGAGAAGATATGGCTAAAGTCTGATGTCGATGTGACGGTTTTTGAAAAAGGTGACGATTTATCTCAATTGATAAATTACGATATTATCGTGTCGGCAACTGGAGTTCCGGGGCTGATTAAAAGCCAGATGATTAAGACTAAGGCGGTCGTTGTTGACGCGGGAACTGCTTCGGAAAATGGAAAAATTGTTGGCGATGTATCTGAAGAAGTGCGTCAGCGTAATGATGTAATTATTACACCAAAAAAAGGCGGAGTTGGTCCATTAACGGTTTCTGCGCTGTTTGATAATGTAATTACGGCTTGTCTAAAAATTGCGAATCAATCAAAAAGTTAA
- a CDS encoding sensor histidine kinase: MMIRALVLGLVALMALILGVLVLKKSKHRHDAKHWFFLVCLCLAVWSAGLEVFSLADNGVVLDTASRWFYVASAVFCPALAIFTTKSFLPSTKSTKSFICASSILITIFSLYIILVPEFIINTSEIVTPVDFSRIPIHAVNYVIFATFFSVFFLISMCFGHIAWRKSDPVRRKQVAIYMIGLLICSIPGFVVDLFLPALGDYRYIWIGPIATIIFLFAIMYSIVRYRLMDVKMAVARSVSYMLLLIALAVVYVISAYVISILVFQRSLTVDSHVNLMNMILAMVLAVVYQPVKKIFDKFTDRVFYYGEYDADTFTREISKILTYTADLQLLTRRVGNYIATSLKAEKVAFCIPEKGIYGRAGRRRISVVEEDVHRIMDYYYKNCSFPEVILANQVKDPELKKLLDIHRTKIVMPLLHQNQETGILFLGEHKSLEYSSRDIEMLESIAGELAVSIRNSLSLEEINELNKSLQRKIDEATKELRFSNRQLQRLDEAKNEFISMASHQLRTPLTSIKGYLDMMLEGDLGKITPTQRAVLREAFSSSERMVRLINDFLNVSRLQTGKFNIDKQETDVAQILRDEVALLKVVADQRSVEMDLKIDKKVPLITADAEKIRQVMLNMIDNAIYYSNPHKKVIISLKSGANEIEFTVKDSGIGVPKSEQANLFGKFFRGTNARKKRPDGTGVGLFLARKVILSHDGEMIFESEEGKGSTFGFKLPVR, encoded by the coding sequence ATGATGATACGAGCATTAGTGCTAGGATTGGTTGCGTTGATGGCGCTAATTTTGGGCGTGCTCGTACTTAAAAAGTCGAAGCATCGTCATGATGCGAAGCATTGGTTTTTTCTGGTTTGTCTATGTTTGGCCGTGTGGTCAGCTGGACTTGAGGTGTTTTCTCTGGCGGACAATGGGGTAGTATTAGACACTGCGTCCAGATGGTTTTATGTAGCTTCGGCTGTTTTTTGTCCTGCGTTAGCTATTTTTACTACAAAGTCGTTTCTTCCATCGACAAAATCAACGAAGAGTTTTATTTGCGCATCTAGTATATTGATAACGATTTTTTCGCTATACATTATTTTGGTGCCTGAATTTATTATCAATACATCAGAAATTGTCACTCCAGTAGATTTTTCTCGAATTCCGATTCATGCAGTCAACTATGTCATTTTTGCAACTTTTTTCTCAGTATTCTTCTTAATTTCTATGTGTTTTGGCCATATAGCGTGGCGCAAATCAGATCCCGTTCGACGCAAGCAAGTCGCGATTTACATGATTGGTCTGTTGATATGTAGCATTCCTGGCTTTGTAGTGGATCTGTTTCTTCCGGCGCTTGGTGATTATCGATATATATGGATTGGTCCAATTGCTACGATTATTTTCTTATTTGCAATTATGTATAGCATTGTCAGATACCGATTGATGGACGTAAAAATGGCGGTGGCTCGAAGCGTTTCGTATATGTTGCTATTAATCGCACTAGCTGTCGTTTACGTGATTTCTGCATATGTCATTTCAATTTTGGTTTTCCAACGCAGCCTGACGGTTGATAGTCACGTAAATCTCATGAATATGATTTTGGCTATGGTTTTGGCGGTCGTATATCAACCAGTGAAGAAAATCTTTGATAAATTTACTGATAGAGTTTTTTATTACGGAGAATATGATGCTGATACGTTTACGCGTGAGATTAGCAAGATATTAACCTATACAGCAGATCTGCAATTGCTAACTCGACGTGTTGGCAATTATATAGCGACTTCTCTTAAGGCAGAAAAAGTGGCGTTTTGTATTCCAGAAAAAGGAATATACGGTCGGGCGGGTCGGCGACGAATATCTGTTGTTGAGGAAGATGTTCACAGGATTATGGATTACTATTATAAGAATTGTAGTTTTCCGGAAGTTATTTTGGCAAATCAAGTAAAAGATCCAGAACTGAAGAAACTTTTGGATATTCATCGCACGAAAATTGTTATGCCGCTGCTGCATCAAAATCAAGAAACAGGAATTCTATTTCTGGGCGAGCATAAGAGTTTGGAGTATAGTTCTCGCGATATTGAAATGCTGGAATCGATTGCTGGGGAATTGGCGGTGTCGATTCGAAATTCTTTGTCATTGGAAGAAATTAATGAGCTGAATAAGAGTTTGCAGCGTAAAATTGACGAGGCGACGAAAGAGTTGAGGTTCAGTAATCGACAGCTTCAGCGACTGGATGAGGCGAAGAACGAATTTATTTCTATGGCATCACATCAGTTAAGAACGCCGTTGACTAGTATTAAAGGTTATCTGGATATGATGTTGGAGGGCGATTTGGGAAAGATTACGCCGACGCAGCGTGCGGTTCTTAGAGAGGCGTTTTCTTCGAGTGAGCGTATGGTGAGGCTGATAAACGACTTTCTTAATGTTTCTAGGCTTCAGACTGGTAAATTTAACATTGATAAACAGGAGACAGACGTTGCTCAAATTCTTCGGGATGAAGTTGCTTTGCTTAAGGTTGTGGCGGATCAGAGATCTGTCGAAATGGACCTAAAGATTGATAAAAAAGTTCCATTGATTACGGCTGACGCTGAGAAGATTCGTCAAGTTATGCTGAATATGATTGACAATGCCATTTACTATTCAAATCCACATAAAAAGGTAATAATTTCTCTAAAGAGTGGCGCTAATGAGATTGAGTTTACGGTGAAAGATTCGGGAATTGGTGTACCGAAATCAGAGCAAGCAAATCTGTTTGGTAAATTCTTCCGCGGCACAAATGCCAGAAAAAAGCGACCAGACGGCACTGGCGTTGGCTTATTTTTGGCGAGGAAAGTTATCTTGTCGCACGACGGCGAAATGATCTTTGAATCAGAAGAGGGAAAAGGTAGTACCTTTGGATTTAAGCTGCCGGTTCGTTAA
- the pyk gene encoding pyruvate kinase has protein sequence MSDNIFKRTKILATIGPATFSQEKVYQLLEAGVNGIRMNFSHGANEERIEQIDWVRTASKQLGKPVAILQDLQGPKIRLGVLKDNMLNVKVGDMLVLDSEITEHDGSFNLPVQYNLAEKMKVGEPLYMFDGKIRTVVREIVSPTAIRVEVQNDGFLMSRKGLNLPDTDFGGDILTQKDINDLEWGASQDFDYVALSFIQKADDIIDLRRRLTDLGSTANIIAKIETKSAVDPENLEEIVKASDGIMVARGDLAVEAGAEIVPVVQRRIIALCRKYCKLVIVATQMMGSMVDNPEPSRAEVSDVANAVIQGADVVMLSDETANGKYPVETVRAMRKTIIYTQEHSEVMLVEKAEMREKTDAILSYTAAQLARRIKARAIIAETHTGATAINVAAYRPNLPIVCVTEDVKTAQKLALRYASRPYVRPNDPNAATKLADELKQEGYFGADPVTVVLVSGHNPEPGKTDNIQVKTLS, from the coding sequence ATGAGTGATAATATATTTAAACGAACAAAAATATTAGCAACAATTGGGCCAGCAACGTTCAGCCAAGAAAAGGTTTACCAATTGTTGGAGGCCGGCGTTAACGGCATCCGTATGAACTTTAGCCACGGCGCTAATGAGGAGCGAATTGAACAGATCGATTGGGTGCGCACAGCTAGTAAGCAGTTGGGCAAGCCTGTCGCAATCCTACAAGATTTGCAAGGTCCGAAGATTCGCTTGGGCGTTTTGAAAGATAACATGCTGAATGTTAAGGTTGGCGATATGCTGGTCTTGGATTCAGAAATTACTGAGCATGACGGCAGCTTCAATTTGCCAGTGCAGTACAATTTGGCGGAGAAGATGAAAGTCGGTGAGCCACTTTACATGTTTGACGGCAAGATCAGGACGGTTGTGCGAGAAATTGTTAGCCCAACTGCAATTCGCGTAGAAGTTCAGAACGACGGTTTTTTGATGAGCCGTAAGGGTTTGAATTTGCCAGACACAGATTTTGGTGGCGATATTCTTACTCAGAAAGATATTAACGATTTGGAATGGGGCGCAAGCCAAGATTTTGATTACGTTGCATTGAGCTTTATTCAAAAAGCTGATGATATTATTGATTTGCGTCGTCGATTGACAGACCTGGGCTCGACAGCCAATATTATTGCCAAGATTGAGACTAAGTCTGCCGTTGATCCAGAGAATTTGGAGGAAATCGTTAAGGCTAGTGACGGTATTATGGTCGCTCGTGGTGACTTGGCAGTGGAAGCTGGCGCAGAAATTGTCCCAGTTGTACAGCGTCGAATTATTGCCTTGTGTCGTAAATATTGCAAGCTAGTGATCGTTGCGACACAAATGATGGGCAGTATGGTTGACAATCCAGAGCCAAGTCGCGCTGAAGTTAGCGACGTTGCAAATGCCGTAATCCAAGGCGCTGACGTGGTTATGTTGTCTGACGAAACTGCCAATGGTAAATATCCTGTTGAGACCGTTCGTGCGATGCGCAAGACTATTATCTACACTCAAGAACACAGTGAAGTAATGTTGGTAGAAAAGGCTGAAATGCGTGAAAAAACTGACGCGATTTTAAGCTACACAGCAGCTCAATTGGCAAGGAGAATTAAGGCTCGAGCTATTATTGCGGAAACGCACACTGGTGCTACTGCAATTAACGTTGCCGCATATCGTCCGAACCTACCAATTGTTTGTGTAACCGAAGATGTGAAGACTGCGCAAAAATTAGCACTAAGGTACGCTTCTCGCCCATATGTTCGACCAAATGACCCAAATGCAGCAACTAAGCTAGCTGATGAGTTGAAACAAGAAGGCTATTTTGGTGCAGACCCAGTTACGGTTGTGCTTGTTAGTGGCCACAATCCAGAGCCAGGCAAAACTGACAATATTCAAGTCAAGACGCTGTCATAA
- a CDS encoding class I SAM-dependent methyltransferase — MENFRNEWCIAEAGDFLNGVDHEANEKLNKEIADLRSEDCRVEIGEKTDLAYNNPDGIKDTYNYLKRGDAELKEIRKYFIHKNLATAAIANVLDKTPFVKMGKWSEKIDSYLEFFRDNLLYGKNQTNSKPWHNQRGSALTFLTISEAYRLRVSGENGKILAEGEYPSMSGPLDESVFDEKINGLPLTEVMIQDKINNGVDKATAIEEVEKRIGEVREFIQAPVTEKFSNVIRHCADSLGIRERVETVNGLSIDHLKKVAEKENRSIDDMLVMSFGCGTGLATLKMLKKLKDETGETPTVILLDQDPLSLAAAQSLAKKWNLEDKIEVHCERLFSKLGKPLSLKGVLGDRKLDIAEDSGLREYLPDGVYKQLTRESLKFLRTGGLMITGNMNVNRPQKEFLHGLMGWVPKVRMRSIKEGFKLLQKSGIPKKSIEATVTASGVYTVFAIET; from the coding sequence ATGGAAAACTTTAGGAACGAATGGTGTATTGCAGAAGCGGGTGATTTTCTTAATGGAGTTGATCATGAAGCTAATGAAAAATTAAATAAGGAAATTGCGGATCTTAGGAGTGAGGATTGCAGGGTTGAAATTGGAGAAAAGACCGATCTTGCATATAACAACCCCGATGGTATTAAAGATACATATAACTATTTGAAGCGGGGCGATGCAGAATTAAAAGAGATTCGTAAATATTTTATTCATAAAAATCTAGCCACCGCGGCAATTGCGAATGTTTTAGATAAAACTCCTTTTGTGAAGATGGGCAAGTGGAGTGAAAAGATAGATTCGTATCTGGAGTTTTTCCGCGACAATTTATTGTACGGTAAAAATCAGACTAATTCGAAGCCGTGGCACAATCAACGAGGTTCCGCACTGACGTTTTTGACAATTTCTGAAGCTTATAGATTAAGAGTTTCTGGTGAAAATGGCAAAATATTGGCAGAAGGTGAATATCCGAGCATGAGTGGCCCACTGGATGAGTCGGTATTTGATGAGAAGATTAATGGCTTGCCGCTGACAGAAGTTATGATTCAAGATAAAATCAACAACGGCGTGGATAAAGCGACGGCTATTGAAGAAGTAGAGAAGAGAATTGGTGAAGTTCGAGAGTTTATTCAGGCGCCGGTGACGGAGAAGTTTTCTAACGTCATTCGACATTGTGCGGATTCGCTTGGTATTCGTGAGCGAGTGGAAACAGTGAATGGTTTGTCGATTGATCATTTGAAGAAAGTGGCAGAAAAAGAGAATCGTTCAATTGACGATATGTTGGTGATGAGTTTTGGCTGCGGAACGGGACTGGCGACTTTGAAGATGCTGAAAAAACTTAAGGATGAAACGGGTGAGACACCAACGGTTATCCTGCTAGATCAAGATCCGTTGTCTCTGGCGGCGGCGCAGAGCTTGGCTAAGAAATGGAATTTGGAAGATAAGATTGAAGTTCATTGTGAACGATTATTCAGTAAGCTTGGCAAGCCTTTGAGCTTGAAGGGAGTTCTGGGTGATCGTAAGCTGGATATTGCGGAAGATTCTGGCTTGCGAGAATATTTGCCAGATGGTGTCTACAAGCAATTGACACGAGAATCATTGAAATTTTTACGAACCGGTGGACTAATGATTACTGGCAATATGAACGTAAATCGCCCACAAAAAGAATTTTTGCATGGACTAATGGGGTGGGTTCCAAAGGTTAGGATGCGTTCAATTAAAGAAGGTTTTAAATTGCTCCAAAAATCTGGCATACCAAAAAAATCTATTGAAGCTACAGTTACCGCAAGCGGTGTTTACACAGTTTTTGCGATTGAAACGTAG
- a CDS encoding response regulator, translated as MIKIAIIEDDPTISQMYRMKFESDGFDVRLAANGQIGIEVVEKFQPDIILLDLQMPEMDGAEALKRIRSKDWGKTIPVIVLTNLGEEEAPHDLKKLGIHSYIVKANLTPRQVVEQVKTAIKAA; from the coding sequence ATGATAAAAATCGCTATCATTGAAGACGACCCAACTATCAGCCAAATGTACCGAATGAAGTTCGAGTCGGACGGATTTGACGTTCGCTTGGCCGCCAACGGACAAATTGGCATAGAAGTAGTCGAAAAGTTTCAGCCAGATATTATTTTGCTAGATTTACAAATGCCGGAAATGGACGGCGCGGAGGCTTTGAAACGAATTAGATCTAAAGATTGGGGAAAAACTATTCCCGTTATCGTCCTCACTAATCTCGGCGAAGAAGAAGCTCCGCACGATTTGAAGAAATTAGGAATTCATAGCTATATCGTAAAAGCAAATCTCACACCGCGCCAAGTTGTCGAGCAAGTCAAAACTGCCATAAAAGCCGCTTAA
- a CDS encoding phosphoglycerate kinase, with protein sequence MGRKFPKQTIRDVDLRGKTILLRADYNVPLTKRGQISDDLRVRASLPTLRYLLEQNCKIVIMSHLGRPKGKDLKFSLKVVADHLSKLLGCPVELLDDCVGEAVHQAVRRAPRGSILMLENLRFYDEEEADDLTFAKSIQRAVRADYFVQDGFAVAHRAHAGTHAIALCVPGLAGLLLEKEYVTITEAMNKPKRPLVAVIGGAKVSDKILLIKRLIKKADRILIGGAMSNTFLHCRGFNVGKSVFESGMEKVVAEIYDLAAAKVGAENVDDFLVLPIDVAVASEISKDFPRQEVNIDKIKNSDMALDIGSQTIEKFTKILAGAKMVIWNGPLGYAEIDNFAIGSARVALAIAQNKGVVSIVGGGDTADFILKWDGHDGANFTHVSTGGGASMALMAGKKLPGIESLLDAYGLR encoded by the coding sequence GTGGGCAGAAAATTTCCGAAGCAAACAATTCGCGATGTTGATCTACGTGGAAAAACTATTCTTCTGCGAGCAGATTATAATGTGCCGCTAACAAAGCGCGGTCAGATTTCTGATGATCTAAGAGTTCGTGCTTCGCTGCCCACACTCCGATATTTGCTGGAGCAGAATTGCAAGATTGTTATCATGTCTCATCTGGGGCGACCAAAAGGTAAGGATCTTAAGTTTAGCTTGAAAGTTGTCGCAGATCACCTATCCAAGTTGCTGGGCTGTCCGGTAGAATTACTGGATGATTGCGTGGGTGAAGCCGTTCACCAAGCTGTTCGTCGCGCGCCACGAGGCAGTATTCTCATGTTGGAGAATTTGCGCTTTTATGATGAGGAGGAGGCTGATGATTTAACATTTGCCAAGTCAATTCAGCGCGCTGTCCGAGCGGATTATTTTGTGCAAGACGGATTTGCAGTTGCACACAGGGCACATGCCGGCACTCATGCGATTGCATTGTGTGTTCCAGGGCTAGCGGGATTACTATTAGAAAAAGAATATGTAACTATCACCGAGGCGATGAATAAGCCAAAACGTCCGTTGGTTGCGGTTATTGGCGGCGCGAAAGTTAGCGATAAAATATTACTGATTAAGCGTCTGATTAAAAAGGCGGATCGGATTTTAATTGGCGGCGCCATGTCAAACACGTTTTTACATTGTCGTGGATTTAATGTCGGCAAGAGCGTGTTCGAGTCGGGAATGGAAAAGGTTGTCGCGGAAATTTATGATTTGGCGGCGGCTAAGGTTGGCGCAGAGAACGTTGACGATTTTTTGGTATTGCCGATTGACGTGGCGGTTGCGTCAGAGATTTCTAAGGATTTTCCTCGTCAAGAAGTTAATATTGATAAAATAAAAAACTCAGATATGGCGCTGGATATCGGAAGTCAGACAATTGAGAAATTCACGAAAATACTGGCCGGCGCGAAGATGGTTATTTGGAACGGTCCGCTGGGTTATGCTGAAATTGATAATTTTGCAATCGGTTCAGCGCGAGTAGCGCTAGCTATTGCCCAAAATAAAGGGGTTGTTTCAATAGTTGGCGGCGGAGATACGGCTGATTTTATATTGAAATGGGACGGACATGACGGCGCCAATTTTACTCATGTTTCCACTGGCGGCGGAGCTAGTATGGCCTTGATGGCTGGTAAAAAATTGCCTGGAATTGAAAGTTTACTAGACGCATACGGTTTGAGGTGA